CAGGCGCTGGTTCGGCTGAAGGAACGGCAACTGCGGTCGACCGACCTAACAAGACGCAGGGACCTCATGACCGCGTTCACTGAATCGCGGCGCCACCACAAGATCAAGGCGAACCACCTCGATCGGCTTGCCATCGTCTACGTGCGCCAGTCAACGCTGGCCCAACTTCAGGACCATCAGGAATCTACCCGGTTGCAGTACGCGCTCGTCCACCACACCACTGACCTGGGCTGGGTCCCGACCGCGTGCTGATCATCGACGATGACCAGGGCACAGCTGGAACGACGGCGACAGGCCGTCCAGGGTTCACGCGTCTGGTGACCGAGGTCAGCCTCAGCCGCGTCGGTCTGATCCTGGGCATCGAGATGAGCCGTCTGCCCCGGTCCAACCGCGACTGGCACCATCTTCTGGAGGTGTGCGCGCTGTTCCAGGCGCTGATCGGGAATGTGGATGGGATCTACAACCCAGCGGAGTACAACGACCGGTTCCGCAATGCTTCAAAAATGCGGCACCAGTGACAAGGTGGGACCCGTTTCCAGTATGGTGTGGCATGACGTCGCTGCACGACGCCGATCTCGGGTCCCTCGACCAGCTGTCAGCGTACATCCAGGAGATCACCGAAGCGCTCGCTGCGACCACCACGCAGCGGGGCGTCATCGAGATCGTCCTGACGCCCGCCGTCCAGGCGCTGGGGGCGACGGCCGGCATCGTGCTCCTCGTGAACCACACGGACCAGCAGCTGGAGATCGCCGGCAGCCAGGGGTACGAAGACGACGTCCCGACCCTCTGGCAGGAAGGGAGGGTCGAACACCACGCGTTGATCGCTGACATCTTGCACATGAAGGAGGCGCTGTACTTCGAGGACGCGGGCGCGCTGAAGGCCTCGTACCCGGACCTCGAAAGCCGCACCGGTGGCCTCCTCCCGGTCGCCAACGCGACACTGCCGATGTTCCTGGATCACCGGCCACTCGGGGTGATCGTGCTGGACTTCACCGAACCGCACCACTTCACGCCTGCTGAACAGCGCTTCCTGACGATCCTGTCGAGTCAGTGTGCGGTCGCGCTCGGGCGTGCCGAGGCGACCAGGACACTGGAGGCCCGGGTCGAGGAACGGACCCGTCAACTCGAAAGCCAGACCTGGCAACTGCGGGATGAACGGACCGCGCAAGACGCGTTCGTGGCCTTCACCGAGGCCATCGGCAGCGAGACAGAACTGTCTGCGCTGGTTCAGCAGGCCATCACGGTGCTGCGCGCCCGGTTCCCGGAGGCCAGCGTCGGCTACTACGAACAGGAGGACACGCTCTGGAAAGCGCGCGCCTGGAGTGACGATGTGGCGCCTGAGACCGCAGCGGTGATCTCAGCCGGACTCCCCGCGGATCTGCCGATGTTCGTGCAGGTACTCCGCACCTGCCGGCCGGTGTTCGCCGACGCTTGGAACGACCAAGGCGTGGTGGGCGAAACCGAGTACGGGGCGGTCGCCACCTACCCGCTGCTGGTGAACAGTGCACTGCGCTGGCTGCTGTCGATCGCCCTCCGAGGCAACCGCACCTGGAGCGACGCCGACCGGGCGCTCGTCCGGTCGGTCGGGCGTGGCCTGAACCTGGCGCTTGAACGCACCGAAACGGCCCGTCAGCTGGCGCATCAGAACGCTGAGCTGCAGGCCCGCACACGGGCGCTGGAAGCCTTCGCAGAACTCACCCGGGACCTGGCCCTCATCACCGATCCTGTGCGGCTCATCGGTCGGGCGCTCGAGGTGGTGATGTCCATGCTCGTGGACGGCGTAGCCGTTTATTACGTTCCTGAACAAGGGCGCTGGTCCAACCGGGTGCAACATGGAACCCTGCACCCGCCCGAGGTGCAGGCCGCCGTCGATGCCGGCCTGCCGTATGCCGAGACCAGCCACCTGCTGATTCCCTGGACGACCGGCCAGCCGTACTACCAGGACGCGTCCGACTGGGACACCGATGGGCGGGCTGCAGTGGCGGGCCATGTCAGTGCCACCGTCGCGTTGCCCCTGCGGGTGGAGGGCGAGTTGGCCGGGGTGCTCGGCATCGGGCTGTTCGACCAGTACCGCTGGTCGAGCGTGGACCGGGTAGTGCTGGAGACGGCGGTCCAGAGCCTGGAACTGGCGCTCGACCGCGCCGCTAAGACCCGCACGCTTGAGGAAGAACGGGCCGCGCTGGAGGCATTCACCCGGTTCACCGAGGCGGTGGGAAGCGAAACGGACGTCCAGATCCTCGTGCGGCGGGCCATCACGCTGCTGGAAGAAACACGGTCGGTGGACGTCACGTACTTCGAGCGTGCGGGTGACCTGTTCAAGGTCAGGAGCTGGAACCCGGCACTTCCAACGGAATTGCTGGCTCGCCTGCAGGTAGGCTTCCCGCTGACCCAGCCGGGCTTCGCCCGCGCGTACCGGGAGCGACAGGCCGTGTTTGAGGACCACTGGGACGCCGCTCAGCGGGGAGTTCCGGAGGGTGCGCTGCATGGTGTGCTGGCCATCCAACCGTTCTTCGATGGGCCGGAGATGACCAGCGTGCTGGTCATGGGCTCACGCACGACTGTGACGTGGTCAGAGCGGGACCGGGGGGTCTTCCGGGCGGTAGGGC
The Deinococcus ruber DNA segment above includes these coding regions:
- a CDS encoding GAF domain-containing protein; the protein is MTSLHDADLGSLDQLSAYIQEITEALAATTTQRGVIEIVLTPAVQALGATAGIVLLVNHTDQQLEIAGSQGYEDDVPTLWQEGRVEHHALIADILHMKEALYFEDAGALKASYPDLESRTGGLLPVANATLPMFLDHRPLGVIVLDFTEPHHFTPAEQRFLTILSSQCAVALGRAEATRTLEARVEERTRQLESQTWQLRDERTAQDAFVAFTEAIGSETELSALVQQAITVLRARFPEASVGYYEQEDTLWKARAWSDDVAPETAAVISAGLPADLPMFVQVLRTCRPVFADAWNDQGVVGETEYGAVATYPLLVNSALRWLLSIALRGNRTWSDADRALVRSVGRGLNLALERTETARQLAHQNAELQARTRALEAFAELTRDLALITDPVRLIGRALEVVMSMLVDGVAVYYVPEQGRWSNRVQHGTLHPPEVQAAVDAGLPYAETSHLLIPWTTGQPYYQDASDWDTDGRAAVAGHVSATVALPLRVEGELAGVLGIGLFDQYRWSSVDRVVLETAVQSLELALDRAAKTRTLEEERAALEAFTRFTEAVGSETDVQILVRRAITLLEETRSVDVTYFERAGDLFKVRSWNPALPTELLARLQVGFPLTQPGFARAYRERQAVFEDHWDAAQRGVPEGALHGVLAIQPFFDGPEMTSVLVMGSRTTVTWSERDRGVFRAVGRSLELALDRAAKTRRLEEERTALEAFTRFTESVGSETDVQTLVRQAITLLGDISTVDAVYLERNSDLFKPTVWSPHFDAALLARLQPGFPLRQSSLALMLRANTAVFFDHWSNHEGALGVWLEESLHLLAGAAYPFFRDGEMQSLLIIGSRTSATWTDRDKGIFRAVGHSLDLALDRARHAQQLADRTRQLEDSTQELQAFSYSVSHDLRTPVRHMLGFLELARKALNGKLDDRSTRYLDVVKQSGEQMNTLIDAMLNLSRAAQRTLSPREVDLNEVMAQIRTTLLPDLLSRNVQWEVSAIPQVWGDRDALKQVLMQLTENALKFTQTRDPAVIRVWAEDQGEAWKVSVQDNGLGFDPQYEDRLFNMFQRLHSAKEVSGTGVGLASVRRLVLKHGGQVFAEGQVGQGAIFGFTLPKRDTSATRQVT
- a CDS encoding recombinase family protein — encoded protein: MLIIDDDQGTAGTTATGRPGFTRLVTEVSLSRVGLILGIEMSRLPRSNRDWHHLLEVCALFQALIGNVDGIYNPAEYNDRFRNASKMRHQ